The following proteins are co-located in the Xiphophorus hellerii strain 12219 chromosome 2, Xiphophorus_hellerii-4.1, whole genome shotgun sequence genome:
- the fth1b gene encoding ferritin, heavy polypeptide 1b, whose product MTSQIRQNFHQDCEAAINRQINLELYASYVYLSMAYYFDRDDKSLENFAKFFNAQSKEEREHAEKLMSLQNKRGGRIFLQDIKKPDRDEWGSGLEALECALQLEKSVNQSLLDLQKMAAEHNDPHMCDFVEAHFLDEQVKSIKQLADWISNLRRMGAPQNGMAEYLFDKHTMGMEAS is encoded by the exons ATGACTTCCCAAATCCGACAAAACTTCCATCAGGATTGCGAGGCTGCAATCAACAGACAGATCAACTTGGAGCTGTATGCCTCCTATGTTTATCTCTCAATG GCATACTATTTTGACAGGGATGATAAATCCCTAGAAAATTTTGCAAAATTCTTCAATGCCCAGTCGAAAGAGGAGCGTGAGCATGCAGAGAAGCTGATGAGTCTGCAGAACAAGCGTGGAGGCAGAATTTTCCTGCAGGACATTAAG AAACCCGATAGAGACGAGTGGGGGAGCGGCCTGGAGGCCTTGGAGTGTGCTTTGCAGCTAGAGAAAAGTGTAAACCAATCCCTGCTGGACCTGCAGAAAATGGCAGCCGAACATAATGATCCTCAT ATGTGTGACTTTGTAGAAGCACATTTTCTGGATGAGCAGGTTAAATCCATCAAACAGCTGGCAGACTGGATCTCAAACCTGCGTCGCATGGGCGCTCCTCAGAATGGGATGGCCGAGTACCTCTTTGACAAGCACACCATGGGAATGGAAGCCAGTTAA